A genomic segment from Eulemur rufifrons isolate Redbay chromosome 19, OSU_ERuf_1, whole genome shotgun sequence encodes:
- the PSD4 gene encoding PH and SEC7 domain-containing protein 4 isoform X1, with protein MMGDYRLSDHPQPMDFLNIYLGDNLQPHPGACPGETCSSQDPPEPLQQDAPPQGSGAALTHLGSCSSQGEHRQSAAPPGTPGDSRPLGSPRQSQSMSTQVVFWAGIMQAQMCVLDLEEELEKTEGLRAGLRCCIPTAPANLPGDVGLCLTPPEDEDSGEDSGGPEEGHQAWPREGTPGSSPEWGQEESMFFNNPLFLESSCSETSASGERFSWGFSDSHTEVRTAPECPQTLEPPLPGGAVLWEPGSELDLEDGTASGQSTPPFPVPVYKPHSSCWASVATAEGTPAAPPGQWESETSLGDRLGPAPSATPCVDKVLTWETEFVGSYLSPATYPVQPQAPPSPEGRQTAEGPSWPQGPLISPDRGEREAGHPQESAPCTLAPSPWDSPASSPDPSSPESESRGPGPRPSPASSQEGSPQLQRHSLGTSPKWTLDASKFSLLETDGAEPSSVEKAEVREAPSPGQGVKSEGTVRPAEAGGAQPEVHRTPEEGESLRTPLDSSGLPEGRMPQAQSLEEGQRPPAGDRLANGVRSDKVAWNLASRLYRLDGFRKSEVAAYLQKNNDFSRAVAEEYLSFFQFGGQSLDRALRGFLQALVLSGETQERERILYQFSRRFHYCNPGVFPSADSVHTLTCAIMLLNTDLHGQNIGKSMSCQEFIANLNGLQDGGNFPKELLKALYWSIRSEKLEWAVDEEDAARPEKARPSPPAGKMSSPFLQLAQDPTVPTYKQGILARKMHHDADGKKTPWGKRGWKMFHTLLRGMVLYFLKGEDHCPEGESLVAQMVDEPVGVHHSLATPATHYTKKPHVFQLRTADWRLYLFQAPTAKEMSSWIARINLAAATHSAPPFPAAVGSQRRFVRPILPVGPARSSLEEQHRSHENCLDAASDDLLDLQRNLPERRGRSRELEVYRLRKEYLEYEKSRYETYVQLLVSRLRCPSDALDLWEEQLGREAGGTREPKLSLKKSHSSPSLHQDEAPTTAKVKRNISERRTYRKIIPKRNRNQL; from the exons ATGGACTTTCTCAACATCTATTTGGGAGACAACCTGCAGCCCCACCCAGGAGCGTGCCCGGGAGAAACATGCAGCAGTCAGGACCCTCCCGAACCCCTCCAACAAGATGCTCCTCCCCAGGGCTCAGGGGCGGCGCTCACACACCTGGGGAGCTGCTCTTCCCAGGGGGAGCACAGGCAGAGCGCAGCACCACCAGGGACACCTGGGGACAGCCGTCCTCTGGGGAGCCCACGGCAGAGCCAGAGCATGTCCACGCAGGTGGTATTCTGGGCGGGCATCATGCAGGCCCAGATGTGCGTCCTGGacctggaggaggagctggagaagacagaggggctcagggctgggctgaGATGCTGCATCCCCACAGCCCCAGCAAACCTCCCCGGGGACGTGGGCCTGTGCCTCACCCCACCCGAGGACGAGGACTCAGGGGAAGACAGCGGCGGGCCTGAGGAGGGGCACCAGGCTTGGCCGAGAGAGGGAACCCCAGGCTCTTCTCCAGAGTGGGGTCAAGAGGAGAGTATGTTCTTCAACAACCCCCTCTTCCTGGAGAGCTCTTGCTCGGAAACCAGTGCTTCCGGAGAGCGCTTTTCCTGGGGGTTCTCAGACTCCCACACAGAAGTGAGGACTGCACCCGAGTGCCCGCAGACCCTGGAGCCCCCACTCCCAGGAGGCGCGGTGCTGTGGGAGCCGGGAAGTGAGCTGGACTTGGAGGACGGCACCGCCAGTGGACAGAGCACCCCTCCGTTCCCTGTGCCTGTTTACAAACCGCACTCCTCCTGCTGGGCCTCGGTGGCCACCGCTGAGGGGACTCCAGCAGCCCCTCCTGGTCAGTGGGAGAGCGAG acttCTCTGGGAGATAGGCTTGGCCCTGCCCCATCTGCAACACCCTGTGTGGACAAAGTGCTGACCTGGGAAACAGAATTCGTTGGATCTTACCTTAGCCCTGCCACATATCCTGTgcaacctcag GCCCCGCCCAGCCCTGAGGGCCGGCAGACCGCAGAAGGTCCTTCCTGGCCCCAGGGGCCTCTTATTTCCCCGGACAGAG GTGAGAGGGAAGCTGGACACCCCCAGGAATCTGCTCCCTGCACcttggcccccagcccctgggacagCCCAGCTTCTTCGCCGGACCCTAGCAGCCCTGAGTCCGAGAGCAGAGGCCCTGGTCCCAGGCCCAGTCCCGCGTCATCCCAGGAGGGCAGCCCGCAGCTCCAGCGCCACAGCTTGGGCACTTCTCCCAAGTGGACACTAGATGCTTCAAAATTTTCACTCTTGGAGACAGATGGGGCAGAGCCAAGTTCCGTGGAGAAAGCGGAGGTGCGGGAGGCCCCAAGCCCAGGGCAGGGAGTGAAGAGCGAAGGCACAGTCCGGCCTGCAGAGGCTGGAGGTGCCCAGCCCGAGGTTCACCGGACTCCCGAAGAAGG TGAGAGTCTGAGGACACCGCTGGACTCTTCCGGGCTTCCTGAGGGCCGCATGCCCCAGGCACAGTCCCTAGAGGAAGGCCAGAGGCCACCAGCTGGAGACAGGCTGGCTAATGGCGTCAGGAGTGACAAGGTAGCCTGGAATTTGGCCTCACGCCTCTATCGCCTGGATGGCTTCCGGAAGTCTGAAGTGGCTGCCTACCTGCAGAAGAA CAATGACTTTAGCAGGGCTGTGGCTGAGGAATACTTGTCCTTCTTCCAGTTTGGAGGCCAGAGCCTGGACCGAGCCCTCCG GGGCTTCCTGCAGGCCCTGGTGCTCAGTGGGGAGACGCAGGAGCGGGAGCGAATCCTCTACCAGTTTTCTAGGCGCTTCCACTACTGCAATCCTGGGGTCTTCCCCTCGGCAG ATTCTGTACACACCTTGACATGTGCAATCATGCTCCTTAACACGGACCTGCACGGACAG AACATTGGGAAGAGCATGAGCTGCCAGGAATTCATAGCCAACCTGAACGGCCTGCAGGACGGCGGGAACTTCCCCAAGGAGCTGCTGAAG GCCCTCTACTGGTCTATCCGCAGCGAGAAGCTCGAGTGGGCCGT GGATGAAGAAGATGCAGCCAGACCCGAGAAGGCCCGGCCGTCCCCGCCAGCTGGCAAGATGAGCAGCCCCTTCCTCCAGCTGGCCCAGGACCCCACAGTGCCCACCTACAAGCAGGGCATCCTGGCTCGGAAGATGCATCACGATGCAGATGGCAAGAAGA CGCCATGGGGCAAGCGCGGATGGAAGATGTTCCACACCTTACTGCGAGGGATGGTTCTCTACTTCCTGAAG GGAGAGGACCACTGCCCTGAGGGGGAAAGCTTGGTGGCGCAGATGGTGGACGAGCCCGTGGGGGTGCACCACTCGCTGGCCACCCCGGCCACCCATTACACCAAGAAGCCGCACGTCTTCCAGCTCCGGACGGCCGACTGGCGCCTCTACCTCTTCCAGGCTCC CACTGCCAAGGAGATGAGTTCCTGGATCGCGCGCATCAACCTGGCGGCCGCCACGCACTCGGCGCCGCCCTTCCCCGCCGCCGTGGGCTCCCAGCGCAGATTCGTGCGGCCCATCCTGCCCGTGGGCCCGGCCCGGAGCTCCCTG GAGGAGCAGCATCGATCCCACGAGAACTGCCTGGACGCTGCCTCAGACGACCTGCTGGATCTGCAGAGGAACTTACCGGAGCGGCGGGGCCGCAGCCGCGAGCTGGAGGTCTACCGCTTGCGGAAGGAGTATCTGGAGTACGAG AAATCCCGCTACGAGACCTACGTGCAGCTGCTGGTGTCCCGCCTGCGCTGCCCCTCCGATGCCCTGGACCTGTgggaggagcagctggggagGGAAGCTGGGGGCACGCGGGAGCCCAAGCTCAGCCTGAAGAAATCCCACTCGAGCCCGTCCCTGCACCAGGATGAGGCCCCCACCACTGCCAAGGTGAAGCGCAACATCTCAGAGCGTAGAACCTACCGGAAGATCATCCCCAAGCGGAACCGCAATCAGCTGTGA
- the PSD4 gene encoding PH and SEC7 domain-containing protein 4 isoform X2 yields the protein MSISSESLRTPLDSSGLPEGRMPQAQSLEEGQRPPAGDRLANGVRSDKVAWNLASRLYRLDGFRKSEVAAYLQKNNDFSRAVAEEYLSFFQFGGQSLDRALRGFLQALVLSGETQERERILYQFSRRFHYCNPGVFPSADSVHTLTCAIMLLNTDLHGQNIGKSMSCQEFIANLNGLQDGGNFPKELLKALYWSIRSEKLEWAVDEEDAARPEKARPSPPAGKMSSPFLQLAQDPTVPTYKQGILARKMHHDADGKKTPWGKRGWKMFHTLLRGMVLYFLKGEDHCPEGESLVAQMVDEPVGVHHSLATPATHYTKKPHVFQLRTADWRLYLFQAPTAKEMSSWIARINLAAATHSAPPFPAAVGSQRRFVRPILPVGPARSSLEEQHRSHENCLDAASDDLLDLQRNLPERRGRSRELEVYRLRKEYLEYEKSRYETYVQLLVSRLRCPSDALDLWEEQLGREAGGTREPKLSLKKSHSSPSLHQDEAPTTAKVKRNISERRTYRKIIPKRNRNQL from the exons ATGTCCATCTCAAGTGAGAGTCTGAGGACACCGCTGGACTCTTCCGGGCTTCCTGAGGGCCGCATGCCCCAGGCACAGTCCCTAGAGGAAGGCCAGAGGCCACCAGCTGGAGACAGGCTGGCTAATGGCGTCAGGAGTGACAAGGTAGCCTGGAATTTGGCCTCACGCCTCTATCGCCTGGATGGCTTCCGGAAGTCTGAAGTGGCTGCCTACCTGCAGAAGAA CAATGACTTTAGCAGGGCTGTGGCTGAGGAATACTTGTCCTTCTTCCAGTTTGGAGGCCAGAGCCTGGACCGAGCCCTCCG GGGCTTCCTGCAGGCCCTGGTGCTCAGTGGGGAGACGCAGGAGCGGGAGCGAATCCTCTACCAGTTTTCTAGGCGCTTCCACTACTGCAATCCTGGGGTCTTCCCCTCGGCAG ATTCTGTACACACCTTGACATGTGCAATCATGCTCCTTAACACGGACCTGCACGGACAG AACATTGGGAAGAGCATGAGCTGCCAGGAATTCATAGCCAACCTGAACGGCCTGCAGGACGGCGGGAACTTCCCCAAGGAGCTGCTGAAG GCCCTCTACTGGTCTATCCGCAGCGAGAAGCTCGAGTGGGCCGT GGATGAAGAAGATGCAGCCAGACCCGAGAAGGCCCGGCCGTCCCCGCCAGCTGGCAAGATGAGCAGCCCCTTCCTCCAGCTGGCCCAGGACCCCACAGTGCCCACCTACAAGCAGGGCATCCTGGCTCGGAAGATGCATCACGATGCAGATGGCAAGAAGA CGCCATGGGGCAAGCGCGGATGGAAGATGTTCCACACCTTACTGCGAGGGATGGTTCTCTACTTCCTGAAG GGAGAGGACCACTGCCCTGAGGGGGAAAGCTTGGTGGCGCAGATGGTGGACGAGCCCGTGGGGGTGCACCACTCGCTGGCCACCCCGGCCACCCATTACACCAAGAAGCCGCACGTCTTCCAGCTCCGGACGGCCGACTGGCGCCTCTACCTCTTCCAGGCTCC CACTGCCAAGGAGATGAGTTCCTGGATCGCGCGCATCAACCTGGCGGCCGCCACGCACTCGGCGCCGCCCTTCCCCGCCGCCGTGGGCTCCCAGCGCAGATTCGTGCGGCCCATCCTGCCCGTGGGCCCGGCCCGGAGCTCCCTG GAGGAGCAGCATCGATCCCACGAGAACTGCCTGGACGCTGCCTCAGACGACCTGCTGGATCTGCAGAGGAACTTACCGGAGCGGCGGGGCCGCAGCCGCGAGCTGGAGGTCTACCGCTTGCGGAAGGAGTATCTGGAGTACGAG AAATCCCGCTACGAGACCTACGTGCAGCTGCTGGTGTCCCGCCTGCGCTGCCCCTCCGATGCCCTGGACCTGTgggaggagcagctggggagGGAAGCTGGGGGCACGCGGGAGCCCAAGCTCAGCCTGAAGAAATCCCACTCGAGCCCGTCCCTGCACCAGGATGAGGCCCCCACCACTGCCAAGGTGAAGCGCAACATCTCAGAGCGTAGAACCTACCGGAAGATCATCCCCAAGCGGAACCGCAATCAGCTGTGA